One Gossypium arboreum isolate Shixiya-1 chromosome 13, ASM2569848v2, whole genome shotgun sequence genomic window, ttagtggcgttttaacaAAAAACGCCGGTATTGCTCCAAAAACGCCGTTATTGCTccgtgttttacaatttttgcagcgttttttgataaaatgccgctaaaaatgccactaaagccctattttcctgtagtgactCTTCTTTTATGGGGACTCGATGTACCGCAATATCAGCGCTTAAACCAGGCATGTCTTGATACGACCACGCGAAAACATCTTTGAACTCCTACAGCAATTTAACGAGGTCTCGCCTTGTTTCCTCGGTTATACAAGTTCCAATTTTCACTTACTTCCCTTCTTCCAAAGTCACACTCTCGGTTGTCTCCCTATGGGGTTGAATATGTTTCTCTTcctgttctaccatccttaacaaatctaGAGATAACCCACAATCTTCgtcatcttcaaaatcttgaGATCCCTCTAAATACATACCTCGCTCAAAAGGAGATCCTGGGTCCGTAACAGTTTCGCTCGTGATGTTAATATCTGGGGACCTATTATAACACAAAAGAAATATCTAAAGAATGAATCAAAGGGTGACTTATTTGTATGGCATGATTATGAATGTAATGAAAGAATATTTTCCCcgaatgagatataaaaatacATTTCTTATTGAATATAAAGGtgtttgaacatgagcctatttcacaaaagatacTTATTGTTCCTAGGCTTAAAATAATAAATGTGTTCTGAAAATTACTCTGTATTAGCTCTAAGAACTACAAGAATTTCTtccacagtccaattgtttagaACACTGCCAggctcataagggcgaatgcctGATAAGTCTCTTTCCATCACTCCTTCCTCGGATAGGGCGTTGATGCTCAAATTGCCCATCAAATCTTCAGCTGTCCCTTCTCTTGTCATCTTTTACTCAAGATGAATAATTCCGCCTAACACGAATGTATTGGATATATGGGGAAAATTCATTGACTCCCACTTGACCTCTGCCCCACTCAATGGTGCCCTTCGTTTCTCCTGTTTCCTCACTAGCTCTTCTTTTTTTTGTTTGGTGTCTGGCTTATGTCCCAAGCCAAAACGATCCCATTTTTCAACAAAAACTGGTACTTTGACTCGTCTGTGGAGGTATTTTCTGAGCCCCCTTCCAAGCGATGCTCCTTTTCCTACCATTAGTTGTAAGCTCATCCTTGTAGCTTCAGATAACTCTGGCGTTGGAATCTTGTCTCCTTCAATGATAAAAGTTGTGTTTATGAACTCCAATGACCAGAAGGAACACTCAATCACTTCATCCTTGTTCTTGATGTATGGCGCATTACTAGCAATGGATGCGATAATGTCTTTCTCTGTATTTACTATTATTAGTCGGCCCTCTGCCACTAACTTCAGCTTCTGGTACAACGATGACGGTACTGCTCCTGCTGAATGAATCCAAGGCGTCCCTAGTAAACAATTATAAAAGGGTCTGATGTCCATCACGAGAAAGTCTACCTCATACGTGTTGGGTCTGATCTGAAGAGGGACCTCAATCCTACCCATTACCTTCCTCTTGGTGCCATCGAATGCTCTCACTATGTTCTGACATGTCTTCATATGAGAGTTATCTATGGGTAACCTGTTCAATATGGATAGGGGCAAGACATTTAGCGCcgacccattgtcaatcaatacccccggtaGTGTATACCCTTTGTACCGGGTAGTGATGTGTAGAGCATTGATAGACCCCATGCCACCTGGTAGTATTTCATTATCGCTGAAAGAAATGAAGTTTTCAACACTAATATTGCTGACGAGACAGTCTAGTTTGTTCACTGAGATGTCTTCAGCGACATAGGTTTCATTCAACACCTTCATCAACGCATTACGGTGCGCCTCCGAATTTTGGAGCAAAGTTAGTATCGAGGTACGAGCTGGCTGCTTGTACAACTGCTCCACAACACTATACTCACTGTGTATCAGAAACTTCAGAAATTCCTTAGCTTCATCTGCTGTTATCGGTTCATTAACCAGCGATTTTGTCCTCTCTTTTACAGGCTCGACTTTCATATCTAGCGTGCTGACCAACCTCCCCTCTTCTGACGACTTCACATTACAATTATAACTCCAATGCGCCCTTTTGTCATCCTTGTAAGAAAAAGCTGCCGGTTTCTGAATCACCACTTTTGGTGTCGTTCTTGTTCCAGCTCCAGTGATTTCCGGTCGTGAAATGATCACCACTGGGTGATTGACCTCACCGACCCACTTTATTAGCCCATCCTCAGAGGCAAACACATCTTTCTCATCAACAAACTCAAGGAACTCCAACTCCTTGTTGTTCATTAGACCCTGTACCAAGACTCTGAATTCATCGCATGTTTCAATCTCATGGTCCTTCTCTCCGTGGAATTCACAATAGTTTCCTGCTTCTCGGGATTTACTCTCAAAGTCTTGTATGATTAGACCTCTCTCTACCATCTTTTTTAAAACCTCCCTCATCGGGGTTTTCACTTCCACTATATCCAACTTAACTCTCCTTCCCATATTCTCGACTATCACGTTCACCGCATTAACAGTATGATTAGGTAACGGGTTTTCCGTACCTGGTgtatcatcaaacttcacaacAACCACGTTGATAAGCTTTTCGACTACTCTTTTGAAAGAAGTGTAGTTCTCTATCAAATATCCCGCAATGCCCGTATGATATTCACATTGGGCACTTGCATTACGGGGGTTACAACGGTTTTAAGTAGAACGGGGATACAACGTGTGCATCAATAAATTCTTGTACAGCTCCCGATACGTTATAGGAATAGGGGTAAACTGGAGCTTCTCCGTTTTCTGCCTTGTATTGGGTTCATGTCCTGTCGAAGCTTGCTGGCCTGTGACCGTCGATCTTGGTTGATTAACTGTGATTGGTTTTACATGACCCATGCTCACATTGTCGACcttattttctctcttctttggGGCTGACCTCCTAGCGCTTTCCCCAGCCTCTATCTTTCCACTCATTATCGCATTCTCTATCATTTTACCGGACATCACTATGTCCGTGAAACTCTTTGTCGCGCCTCCCAACATGTGATTGATAAAAGGTgccttcaaagtattaatgaaAATCATGATCGTCTCTTTTTCTAAGAAAGGCGGTTAAACTTGCGTAGCGACTTCCCTCCACCTCTGAGCATACTGCCTGAAACTCTCATTTGactttttctccatattctgtaGTGTAATCCAATCTGGCGCTATGTCCGTCACATAGCCATACTACTTCATGAAGGCCTGTGCTATGTCTCTCTACGATTTAATTTGGGTGCGACtaactgattgtaccatttggccGCAGCCCCACTCAGACTATCCTATAAACAGTGAACTAGCAACTGATCATTATTGACATGACCAGTCATCCTCCGACAAAACATCGTGATGTGGGCCTCAGGGCAGTTGGTTccgttgtatttctcaaactCCGGCATTTTGAAATTTGGAAGGAGCACTAGATCTGGAACCAAACTCAACTCTTTAGCATCCATACCACATTGATAATCAGCACTTTCCAGCGCCTTGAATTTCTCTTCCAGCCATTCGTATCAGACTTCTAGTTGTTCTGAGAGTTCTCCTTTTACCTTCCCTACCTCCGTAATCTCATCAAAGTCGGGGACCGAAGGATTTACCCGATCGTCCTCGGGTTTAGAACACGAGCCCCTCGAGAAATTCATTAGAACTACGACTCTGATACAGCGCCCTTTCTAACTCTGTACCAGATATGCTAATCTCTACTTCTCATCTTGGCCTTCAACCAGACTCTTTTTCAAGGCATTTTCACGTGCTCGAGAATCATGGTACCTCTTCTCCCATTGATCAGCTCTAACCTTTCCTTCTTGAACTTCTTGTCGCCATTGCTCCAACGTCTTCCCTAATCCCGCTGTTCTCATCGACATGCGTAATTTCTTGTAATCGGTCTTTAAACTATCTAATTCTTCTTTGGTTTTCCGCTTTCCCTTCTTAGTTTCTCGCCTCGAGTTTCTGAACATTAGCATCCAACCTTAGATGCACATTTTCTTCCTCCAATTGCTCTATCTTCTTCCCTAACTCTGCATTTCTTTTTCTGAAGTCCTGCTTTATGATCTCCAACTCGAAAGGGACTACTTGCAAGTATTCTTCCATCGGTCGAGCGCCTTCTTGCCTTGGTCTAGGGATGCTATCATTAATTCTTCTACCCCACCAACTATCATATTCGGGGGTCGTCATTAGACTTACAACAACTCTCTTCATCCGGTGAGCCTGGTTCCAAGCAGTAGAAATCTCCTTAATCCTTTTCTTACAGTTAACTCCCCCATATGTGAATCCAAATTGAGCTAGCCCATGTGTTACTGGTATAAACTGTCTCGATCTGTATTGCCTTAGTACGAGTAAAGGAGCATACCCAACGGCTCCTCAAATTTCGAGCAGAAGAACCCAGTCAAAATTTTCACATCGGAAAAGAATTTCATCAGGAATTAACCAAGGAGCTCTCCACTCAATATCCTCCTCTTGGAGATTTTGAAGAAGCGAGATCCAATGTTCTTCTGATATGTTGTCTCTTCTGGGCGTGGCCGCTATCTCCTTTAGTGGGGAATAATTATCAGAAAAAACCCGATAAGAAACTTTatccactttccaaaaatggctaTGGAACCAAGCTAATAATAACTGCACACATCCTATAAATCTGCCCTTGCCGGCTCTCCTGTATGCATACAAAGATCTAAATGTCTCAGCCAAGACTGCAGGAACAGGTGTGACTCCTTTGTCAAGTCGGTCAAAGAGATCCGAGACCGCATCATCTATATACCCTAATGCCCTAGGAAAAATCATTAAACCATAGATGCCCAAAGCAAAAACGTCAACTCTCTTCTTCATATCAGGATGTACTAGAATCAACTCCCTTAAACTCCTCCATGGGATACACTTACATTCCCCTTTTTGCTTGACCCTTGCAGCAACCCACTGCTCACTCATTCCTGtaatattcatcaatttcttcaaaaaggtTAGGACATAAACGGCTTTCGAATAGGCCTTATCGACCTGGATCTTCGAACAATGAAGTAAAGTTGTATATTCTTCtacagtaggtaccaaatctaccttcCCAAAGGTGAAACAACTGTAGCGGGATTCCAATACTGAACGAAGGCCCGGAATAAATACTCGTCTACCTTGATGTCAAATAAGTAAAGCAAATCCCCATAACTACCATAGAGCAACTGCTTGGTCTCTTCATCCCACTGGTCCCATATCTCCTTTAATTCCTGAAGGTTATTTTGCGTTACACTGATACGGGTGTAATCACACAATTCTGATGCATACCCCTCAGCTAGACTGTCCCCTTTTTCTAATTGCGTTTTCTCTGACCATACATGGACAGCCGCATtatcttccactttatcaagaaatttgttCCCTATGATAAGCTTCCTAAATTAGTAATCGAACGTGAATCGCCACCTCTTTAAAATAGAATGACATGCAATCATGGCCAAAATAAAACACAACAAGTTAGtatcatataccaaaaataaAAGTCAaagcaaatgaaaaaaaaaataataaagcatCAATTCGGACGATTGCTAGTATTTGGCATGGCTCTACCTAGTGTAGGCTCCTAAGTCTTTctatatgtggttcggttctaaagaaaagggtacctgaaccaacagattcctcaatcatcacccattataggctcatatggatcaagttcagttcagggggatacatttccctatggctgcacggaggtgaaaacctcacgaagacataggtacggatatatcccgaaagcgatccactatcctgcacggagatgaaaacctGACGAAGGAAATAGTTTCTCGCTTCCACTTAAAAGGTGCGACCATAACGGTCATGCAAAATGATGCAAGGGGACATAAAAACTCAAATTACAAAACATGAACAAGATGATGAACCATAAAACCAATAAAATGAAATGAAAGGATCGTATGTTAAAAACCAAACTTTAAATTTTCGACAAaaaagacagaaaataatcaattttacggcTTGACTCGCTTATTGacttccccagtggagtcgccaagctgtcgaaaccatttttgttttgaaaaacggggatcgacttttaaacAAGGtatagagtcgccaccaatcctttttgtttaggtgtgatcgggtcaccttgtgatcgatcattttaataaagcatttcggtttattaaaacaacattTTTGGTCTATGGAAAACTAGAAAAAGGAtttgggagtcagttacgcgcgaggaaggattagcaccctcgcaacgcccaaaattggtaccgtattGATCAATTAACGTCCTAATGTTGAATGTTTGAAAAGAGTTTAGAATAcgatccttttattttttttttaaaaacacttGAACAAATTAAATGGGATGCTAAGACCCTCTTATTTTGAAGAAATAAAATGTCATACCCAGTGAGTTAGGATACGACATTTCATATTTTCGAAACTgagcttgtcttttgattttttttaaaactcatgCAGTGAAGTTTAAAAAAAGATATTCAATCA contains:
- the LOC108462788 gene encoding uncharacterized protein LOC108462788, which translates into the protein MIFINTLKAPFINHMLGGATKSFTDIVMSGKMIENAIMSGKIEAGESARRSAPKKRENKVDNVSMGHVKPITVNQPRSTVTGQQASTGHEPNTRQKTEKLQFTPIPITYRELVVEKLINVVVVKFDDTPGTENPLPNHTVNAVNVIVENMGRRVKLDIVEVKTPMREVLKKMVERGLIIQDFESKSREAGNYCEFHGEKDHEIETCDEFRVLVQGLMNNKELEFLEFVDEKDVFASEDGLIKWVGEVNHPVVIISRPEITGAGTRTTPKVVIQKPAAFSYKDDKRAHWSYNCNVKSSEEGRLVSTLDMKVEPVKERTKSLVNEPITADEAKEFLKFLIHSEYSVVEQLYKQPARTSILTLLQNSEAHRNALMKVLNETYVAEDISVNKLDCLVSNISVENFISFSDNEILPGGMGSINALHITTRYKGYTLPGVLIDNGSALNVLPLSILNRLPIDNSHMKTCQNIVRAFDGTKRKVMGRIEVPLQIRPNTYEVDFLVMDIRPFYNCLLGTPWIHSAGAVPSSLYQKLKLVAEGRLIIVNTEKDIIASIASNAPYIKNKDEVIECSFWSLEFINTTFIIEGDKIPTPELSEATRMSLQLMVGKGASLGRGLRKYLHRRVKVPVFVEKWDRFGLGHKPDTKQKKEELVRKQEKRRAPLSGAEVKWESMNFPHISNTFVLGGIIHLE